The DNA region ggAACTCTCCATTAGCGTGCACCAAGTTTGTTTCCAGcacttgaaatgaaaattgattgaaaaaaataaagtattgcTCAATCTAATTTATAAGGACGGTGATGAAGATCAAGTTGTGcgtgggtgtttttttttttaaaaagaggtaaAATAGGCCAGTCACGTCAATAATATTTGAGGCATTATGTCtttaaaaacacacacacaaccTGCGATTCTTAAATTGCATGGCGTTTCAGGCTTTTTAAAACTACCACACGCTGTCAggaaatggatttttttaacatatcacTTTGCTGGGGTTAAAAAACGCGAGATTTAAAGAAGAGATTAAACTAAAGTGAAGCAACCTTATCTAATCGGAACAATTTTCAGTTAACCATGCACTTTCACGATCGAAAAACTCAGCGCAtttgtatttcaatatttaccTGCGACATTGTGTATACATACCTTTCAGAACGGGTACGTTTCACATGCAGGATCAGCTGAAAGGTTCACAACATCGCTCTTTGCCACTGGCCACAGCAAATTTTGTAACGGCCCATTAACAGTTACTCAGCATGGGGAGGCAAATGCTTGCTTTCTTCCCGAAATAAAGTGACACTAAAGTAGAAAAACCCGTTAATTTAAACTGAGGGCTTGGAACCTGTGGCTATATATTTAGAATCACAACTACACGGTTCAATAATTACGACGTCACAGATTATAGAAGTCGCCGTAATTGGGGTATATAACCGGACGGATTATTGGTATGTTCGCGGGAGCTTACAAGctacgtacatgtacactgcTTGGTCAGAAATAACTGCTGCTCGAGATCGGTGGAGATCTGCCTGCATTATTGTTATGATTGAATATAATGTAAATGCGACagaatattattaatatttcactgtgtttgtctcgcactgattcTAATGACAATCCCACAGGAAATGCAGGTCAATGACCGTTACTGTAAAATTAATCTGTTGATGATGGGATTAATAAGGAACATCTTCAGTTGACAAATCTACAACTCGCTTCTCCTAAGCAGAGCCAAACACAGTTAACGTTAAGGATTAATTAGTGTCAATATGGACcattatttatttaagccaGAATAGAGGTATTTATGGAAAATACCAATGATCCGGAAACCAGCGCAACATTTTTAGTTGCtgtaattaattttgaattccGTTGTTTGAACATAATAGAACAtttctcgttatgtcacaaatCAATGAGATAATTCTATCCTTATGTCCAGGAAACACCGTCAACGTTTATTGCTCTCCGACATGAAAGAGTTTTATTTCAGAAGAAATAGTTATATATTGCCCTTCCGAAAATGTTACATCACGCTCGTCGAATTCGAATTTCAAAGAGCAAGTTGATAAGCAAACGTAAACAGTTCCacgaaaatcaaaatatcaggCCAATGTCTGTTATTCATTCAATTTAAATTCATGTGAAAAATTCGGTAATTCAACTCGAGCGTGAACGCACTTAAAAACAACGAACGTCAACCTTGACCGGGAAACAGAAAAGTTTTAGCAATATCTCCCCAACAGAAGCGTTAATGTACTTTATTATCAGTATCAAGATTGCTGGATGcccaacaaattaaccatcagatctacctaaaattttatatatgaattGTTATAAAGCTATaaactataattttattttaaaaacccccCATATATTTACCCTTTAAAAGTTgagtattttcctatattttgaaaCGGTCCCCCCTTCACttttttgcgcagcaaagagtttttctaaaaaatatatacaaaaaattgaattcgcatagagttggccccccacttttattatgggaccatgtaaaaaattgaatttgaaatgaGGGAATaatcagtgaaattgaagtaaaaggtgacaaccccccccccccccccccacccacggattaggatttttagaTTTTTGGAAAAGTAACCTGTAACCTTTTTCGTTTtattgttttggggttttttttgtcaaagaagttttggatgagtctgccccccccccccctcacacaccacacactttcaaaaacgatgctacgtgcctggtacCATAAGAATTCAACTAGTTTTGTCTGGTCTCTATTAATACAAGAGTAAAACTGGACAGCATGTATTTGGTCGCTGCTAGTCTTCTTAATTGATGTGAGTAGTATGCATGCATAAACTTTGAATAAGAGGGAAAACGATGGCAACATGGACACATTGATTATCttctgatatatttttgtaccccTTCAAACTttcacaataaaataaaacattattttgggaACGGAGTCGACGAACCATATCCTTGGCTTTGTGGGCTTGGTGTGAAAGCTGACTCTGAATCCTCAGCTCCACTTTCGGTTCGAACAAAGTGGTGTAAGTTGATGTGTCACTTTCAACACAGattctattttattatttcaattttagaaTCAATAACAGAATTGAGGTCcagtttcaattttaattttgttcacGTCTAAGTGAGGCGATGCgctttttatacaattttttaaacttcaacaAACAGCACAAAGAATTGTATTAAGCGTGGGACGAGAAtgcttaacattttttatcttgACAGGCCCAGTATTCCACTTCACATCACTATTTCCTTTTGTTACATGATAACTGGGACCGAAAGTGACAATGCcccaggggcccgtttcactaaaaggcgtaagaTAAGACAAAACTTAAGGTAGgtcgcgggtttacctgcttgtgagaaaacctaccttgaaaatttgtccacgtgatccataggttttatagttttatttttaaaatttatttaagattcgtctgcgcggtaataatgttatcgtgtttcaaatacagtgtcattaataaaatcaagcaacgccatttcaatgaaatatatagtaagatgcacattttaaccgagaaacgcattacaaaactatgctccaaacttttaaacgattcagacaaaattaatcatactcaacacaaaaacagaggagataattatgaatcaattcataaaaaaatataagtatgtgttctcggccaatttttggcaaaaaaactttaaagatttaaaagatttctcaaaaccttatattttcattacgacgttagcctgacgtcatcatttccttacttcttagaacactaaaattgaaatgcatttattgacaagactagctgtttaacacattttagaacatgttaatgcttattagacattattgtgaatgttattaaatgcaattaatgtaaggatgtaaagatacagaaaattgctatttttgtttttatgaaactctgagtcaatcaatgcaaaaataaaatgccaggcaactactgacattataagtaagtaatcatataaaacagttatctcaagccaaaagaaatttaagaatttaatcggtagtacagattacggaagttataattgtaaaaaaaaaagcgaagttaatgcatacattctattttaaaacatgacttaaaatggaagagttctaatgcacactcattctttatctctatagaacaaaatgtgacaatgtatgtgacatctttaaattttcagcacttgatattataaatctttgtataaacagtcaGAAACAGCATATTtatagctttttaaaatattttcttttatacttctaAACATCTCATTcgcgttttaaaataaaattaggagtttactatgacggtcaactctttacgtcgattcctattgtgacgtcagcaaacccgatAGAGAGATACGTGTATCTAGATAGATAGAAAGACAAAACTACTTGACATTTGATTTTTGTGATTGtttagagaaagagagagagattacatttacatgtatgttcagtATATTGCTGTTAAATATAAATCCTGTTTAGTGACAAAATCATACAACAAAAGTtgctgaaatgttttatttgaaggaTATAAATCATCTTGAGCTAATATGATAtgttcaaaattattaattcaacaGAGTTATTTATGTTATCGATATCTAGGGTGTTTTCATCGTGTAACACGGGGTTTTCATTTTGATCATGCGTCAATTATGGCCCGagtataaagaattttttttttaatgattttctgGTTTTCTCATGCTTAATCACTGAAAGAAGATCAGTGATCGAAATTGTTtaaacatagaaaataaaataaattaatgaagtaATGAACCATTTAACCATGGATTGGACAATATTAAGCAAGCATCAAACAACCATACAGTAgctatatacataaaatataacGAAATTTTCCTATttcatgcaataaaaaaaacccaaaacgaggtaaaatatatatctattattttgatatttagacTTGTACCAGTGTATTATGTGGAGCAAAAACGACTTAAAAAATAACTGATGAAATTCCAAGGTTATTGTGTAAAATTTGTGTAAGCAGGTTTCCAATGATGGCGTTTTTCACGATGCCTATATATtgccatttctttgacaatctGGTagtcaaattcttaataataataaggtTCACCAGTTTTAATtcagaaataaaagaaacaaaataaaagtacgtgcacatttatttgtaaatgtttaatCAAAGTTGTCCGGACCAAGGCACAGATGTATGTGTCCAATGTATGGTGAAGTTAACATAAACTGCCCAAGTAcacttatatgtatatatatatatacattgaataagGCTTCATATAGATTTTAAGTTTATATAGCGTAGGTTTATGTAACTctcgaaaaaaaattctaatgaaaCTGGAGTCAGTATTTTGCATTTGTTGTATGATAAAtactttatctatttttttttaatcaaggaCTTTTGACAAGTCTGAAACACAGTTGGAGCTTTCATCATATTTTatagtatttacattttaacaatactgaAGAATACAATTGTGATTTACCTATAGCTTTAACTTCCTGAGCATGTCAGACACATTTCActcatttaatatgaaataaaaaagaaaaactaaaaagtTTATTTCGtgagttttaaatttaaaaatatcccatttacatatattatgccaagaagttgggggggggggggggggggggggaatgaaATGCTTGTATAATGTTACACATTTCTCATACAAATACACCATTCCACTTTATGTACATCgtgtatgtatattttctgcattATTCATTATTCAATATGCTTAAAAACTGAAACGTTAATCAATTATTGAAGACGaattataatcaaatgaaaacTATAGACTGTTTGTCTAAATATACCGTTTTACTATGTACTAGGCAAGTGCAAATATAGATAATGTGTATAAATGATTGTAGGAAAGTTTCTATGCGGGAATTGATACCATCTATCAAAACTCTCtaatttcttaatttcatatgaatttaatcaaatttacattaCAAATAGTACAATTTAACATTATGGTCAGCAACGATGTTCCCAGCAATAGAATTAGCAATCATTTTATGTTTACGCCGAAAGTTACGACTACCCTTGGCTAGGTGTAGATTTTTGGCTTAACTTAGGGCGGGCGCAAAGTTACGCCTTTTAGGGAAACGGATCTTAGTCCAAATATTTGACTTAAGTCCGGATTTACGCAAGGCATAAGGCTACGCCGGgcgtacgccttttagtgaaacgggccccagggCCCGATAAACATGTGGTtgctttttgggagttgattttaatcaactctcctatgcagttactcagacaaaccgaaagtgaaacagtgtttggacctcagcacaaatcattgctgctaaCAAGACTTAggtcttgaaaataattgataaattcgatgtaatgtatgctaaagcattgtttttcaaggaaacttatttataaataccttaaaaatagtcagattttaaatggtacgaacaatttaaatattttttgtagtcgtatatattcctacgccagagttcaatatagtctcgttcaactcgacgctcgactgtctccgtgaATCCTTGTCGGAtcgagatttacggtgtcagccgagcgtttggttgaacgagactaaagttcaatattgcttggatccatacaatcttcgagaaatatttctattaatgatacatagtttgattgattaattttatcttcaaatattatttaacatgattcatttgggggtttctcgacattcttgtcgaaaaagtcaagaaatccatattataaaaatgtgcgtaattcaaattagaaactatatgtacttgtcatgcaaaataacatatcattgatttaaaaaaatataaacatcgacaaaatcaactcccgtcagttcttcagtactttgatttcataTTCAATTTTTCACCATATAAATCTGGCTAACTTACAATAGATTAAGTACCTTCCCTGAAATATGGCCATGAATTGTAGGGGGGTTTCAAGGTGCTTAATTGCTAAATTTTCTGTTCAATTGATCGCACGCAAACCTAAAATGCACTGAAGCATGAGGAAAATAGTGATAAAAATACAGATTCTTACAAAAGATAGATGTATGTTACAAGTTCGCAGCAGAAAGAAACGAGAAAACCTGACATGCATTTAACTCTAACAGCAGTGAAATTTgttgatgtttttaatttttcgttttttgtaataatttaaacatgtacatttttatgcCTCCATAGCCCGCATGGATCATCAAAGGAAGTTCTTTAtcgtttatatttacatcctccttttaacaaattaatacatTCAATGCAAAAGTAATTAATGTTcgctaaattactgttaatgtatatCAGTACGTTAGCTTAAAAAACAGCTTTCTATTGGAATTTGAGTTTGACATCATCTTGATtacttcgtgcagtccgtgatttttttttttatgttgctGCCAGTGTAGgtttcaaccaatcgataaacggggcgtgtagatttcagtcctgtcagtttctacaaCTGTTAATTGACCAAAGTTTCCGCAAGAAATAGAGGTTATCATACTCGGTAGgtgtaaatatatttgtatgaGTGCACTCATGTGTGATAGGTTTTGCTGGTGACaatcagggatggggtaatggtaatttgtaatggtaattgagtgtaattaaatacaaatttttatgtaattgaaagtaatgtgtaattgaCCAAagtttcaattacatgtaatggtaatttaattaattactttcaaaaaaggcatgtaatatcaattacttttcaattactttcaattacacactGATGTACAATATAAATATGAAGCTGTCCACTACCCATTGTTCCCCTCACTATCAATGGTACAAGATCAAGTTAGGAAGAGTAgttatatcatatgaaatatttttcagaatgaattttttcagtgattcaatatttaatcataagttagataattataaaatttaattagatacatgtatttgatgatttgcttgatctcttttttcttaaaaaatacttatttcccTTCTTATTAGAAAAATTAGTGTGTCAATTATCATTGAGTTAGGTTGAAACATCactgtttaatttataaacaaaatcagtgttattgaaattatataaactatcaagTCATGCTTTGTAATTGATAGCCTAAAAATACATAGAGCTAAAATGCATGGCTTCAAATGGGTTTTAAGTTTTTGAAGCCTAACATGTCCACAGGGTGTGTTCCCTTACTgcaaacatttgataattaCATATAGGTACAGAACaacaggtgtgaattgtgtttgtcactgacaatatatttttttcctaatGCGTTTTAAATATTCGGATCAATGAATTCGAAATAAATCCCACGATGATCGAAAGCATTCTTTTAAATGACAAACCAGGAAGACCAGGAATATACGGAAATCCCCCAAACTATTGCAACAGCGTATATAAATCTAATATAAATGCAGTATCCCAGTTGCAATCGTTATTCTTGATGGAACATTAACTAAACAGGTAAGAGCGCCatcttgtatatttttcttcacAGTTCTATCATAAAGCTTTACGTGTACAGAACTTTTCCTCATAGTGGCGTCGGAAGCtaattgggggtggggggtggggctAAACCTTATCAGAATTCTTGAAAGGCTATAAAAAAGGATTATGGGTAtggttatgtataactttgcaaaaaaggcttagccccccccctcccccctccccgcCCCACGGTTTCGACGCCTGTGACATAGGATGTACCGGTTTAAGGCAAGAGATATTACCCATTTACAACAATATAAGAAcgcaaaattttcaaatgaaatgaaaacttttgGCTATCGTATATTGATAGTTTGTTTTTATGTAAGCACggcatatttaaaaattcaacataaTCTATACATACatcttaattattttactttggTATATTGTAACCTTAATATGACAGGGTGTGCGAGGGGAAATCTGCTGGcatgaaataaatgaacatcgtctcaagccacggTGTTGAGTCCAGGTACGTAGGAGAGAATTGTACATATTGGGTGTGGTTTGCGACGATGGAAGAACATGAAGGCtaattgcagattttttttttcacagggaggagatgggggggggggagtagcTTACAGACCCCAAGTACATCATCAGGGAGTCTAGGAGGCGAAGCTTTCAGAAGCTTCTAAAGCTTTTGAGATTTTAAAGTGTAGTATGAGAAGCCGTGAAATTAACCTTATTAGCGTTAAGGGTCCTCCAAACTTTTGGGAAACTTCTACACACAAACCTATTCTTATTAATTACCTAACGATATGGCTTGCTAGCATGTGCTCGACTTGATTATGACCCCAAAAAAATTTTaggggaaaaaaatcaatttttttaaattgtaccgctattcatgaaaataaacgTTCCTGAAGTATACGAAATCAGGATCCTTGGGTCGGTAGATCGAAGCTAAACTAATTGTGCTTCAGAGATAGACACCAAATTTTGGCGGATAAAAATCGCCATGGTGTGATGTACTGCCATAAAAAGCAGAAGTCACGGGGTATCGAGGATCCTCAATATATGTTTACTgcattatttgggggggggggggtctagaaaaaattgcaattatttATGAGTTTCTGAacaaaaatcttgtttttaacAACGTTCACAACGTTGATAAGGTTGATACTTTGTCAACTTTATCTATTAGTCTATCAAAACCGaatatgaattttacaatttttaatttcagattGCTAAAATATTGCACAATAATATCCTTTTAAAGCTGATGTTCTCTCAtcaacattaaaatcgaaatgTTTCTGACACCAGCATAATACTATTTCTATTCATTGTTTTTTCCCCTTACAGTACAAACCATGTATGCATGTAGGTATTACTAGTCTATACGTGTACATAGTTctatagaaattttaaaaaccttttcttAAGCGGAGTCTAATGTGCAGGTTACTTAGAGCTCTTTTGAAAATAGAGCTATATCTTAAAAACAGAAGGATTATATATTATACTTTTCCCTGAGATATTTATCATGCGTGGATCTAGAGGGGGCGGGGGTCATTGAATccaaatttacatatataattaccaaaaatatgccacACACCCACCCATcccggcaaactcaaataaccgtcggtCCCTCCCGGAAAAAATTCTGAATCTGCGcatgtttatgtacatgtagcacactttcttaaattatttgatattcatcAATACCTCTAGGTTCGTACGATgcttaatcaataaaatgaaaaaaatattctcctTTGTAAAGTCCCATCCAGCTTGTGAGGTTTCAATATAAAGCTACAAAAGAAAAGTTTACGGGGATTTTTTCATTGCAACTGACATAAGTATTGCGGATGAGAAATTATAATATGAGCACTGTgtcggataattatgccagtgccaagcttaagatgcagtttggtaaaaattcagataaatgaaaaaatagaccattgtctagagagtatagaTCTATAACCACTGAACATTGTTTTTAGTGTGTCTCACCTGGCAGGtgaaatatttacctttaagaaataatatcccataggaaaacAATAATTCTCATAGGAGAAACAAATCCTTCAggaaatattaaaaatcttttagaattttttaaaaatcctttatgAATTAAATACCCTATATATAGATGAAAAGTATTTCCTGCAGGAATTTATTTCAGACAGGCAGTATTCTTATAGGAAATTAAGATTTCCCATCGAATTTTAAACTCTTATGGAAGTATAGTTCAAATCCGATCGATTGGAATTTAAATTCCAATAGGGAGTTCTTTTTATTCCGGTAGGAAAATCCAAATATCCTGTAGgaaaattgtttttcctataaaaaatattttcctgtaggaatatatttttttaaagataaatatcaAACCTGATTGGTaagaaacattaaaaacaaaggTGGTTGTAAATTCCTAAATCAATGGTCTATTATATAGCATATTTGAACTTTTCGATATATGCAGTTTAGATGGGTGCAAATTATTTTATACTTTAGTATTTGAGATTCGGGGCCCTATTTGGAATACATTATTCGTTATTAGACGATTTAAAACCTATATCCGTGTAAACACAATTGGAATGTGGCcatttttggtctttaaaattcataaatgttattatttaaacaatgaacaGGTATCTTTGTTGTTTCATGCggaatatgaaggtagcgacattacAGAAAATACCGTAatccgcgttagcgggttatatAAATGGGTTGTGCTTGTCACCTAGTCATGTTGTCAATTTTGTATttcgttcattaaaagcttattataacagtttaattgAATTGGtccattccggcgattacgaCATGCCTTTTCCTGCAAGAAGCatttgccatataaggtcaagtcaaaattcgacaaaacTTGTACATActttacatttgttgatttgtaaTATGTCAAATGTACTATTTCCGAGCATGACGCCTCCAGTACTATTTTATAAAAGTCCACCAAGAGTTATATGGagtgttatgatatttaatttatttagatcCTCGAGATCTTTTTAACATGCCTACACCTGGCGGGTGCCCTAGCCACGGTGTTACCGGAATGTCTCCTCCTCTACATGGGGAGTAGCCCGTGTCCCAGtctgtataaaaagaggaggcagaaggacagcttccagatgactactcttttatttagatataacaatttaatatgaaattttaacaaaaaatatcaatattaatattcataacaaaaatctctaaaagtaaaatattatttgaaccCTCTGAATCtattaactttacttttgaGAATGCGCGCAAGCGTTATAATTTATCTTACCTGTATAAATgaggaggcagaaagacagcttccagatgactactgGAGAGTTGTGTTTCCCGCACCCCCATTTTATACGCACGGACACTGCGCTACAACATTCTCCTCCTAATAAGTCAATGCGATCAAgtgcatactaatgatctgaTGCACCGTGGTCAGTAGtagcattttatttagatttctgacCCGGCGTCGACGGGCTCATCACTGGacttaataacacatttctccatgaacataaataaacatacgcTATATATTTACCCCATGtactttaaccaatttctatagaatttccgttatgataAAGATACAAATGAAGAAGctacaaattgaaaatatgcAAAGTTGAAAGTTACCAAAAAAACAATCAAGCTGCAAAAATGCGCATCAtacgaaggaactgagtcaaatcttaagtgtttatgcccgagtttatATAGGGACACGATCAGAATAACACCCAAGGAGTTGTTTGGCTATTAACTGTTACTCAGTAAacaaaaaatccatatattaatattttaaatttgggtACTAGTATTTcctatgtgtgtgtgttttttttttttttacacaactcTCATTTTAAAGGAGACCAATAAAGGCTATAAAAGGCCACGGCCATTGATCTCTCTTAATTAAATGTAGAAATTGTTTTCCTTTATGATGTTTTAGGGTTCATTTATACATGCATGCGTACGCGTACTATTTGTTTTCTGTCTTTGTTTCAGggattaaaagttttaaaaagacatGGGTATCATTCTCGCGACCTTCATTTCTCTTCTGCTGAAGATGGCTGCGTTTGTTCAAGCGGATGTGACATGTACCGATGATGCCAACTgtttgtattcctacgccacAACACTGTCCGCGGATTGTTCATCACGTGATCTTGCAATTCCTCCTTGCTTCCACGAAACTTCCGGCTTAGCGGCCATTAACCTGCGGAACAACAAATTAGATCGTGCTCCAGACAATATGCCAATGAATATAGAGTTTCTTGACTTATCCTATAATGTAATATCAGATAAGTTGATTTTCTTGCAGAAATACAAGCAATTGCAACATCTAAATCTGGacaataatttcattaaaaatgattCTATTCAAAGAGTGACCAAAATGCcaaacttaaaatttttatccctcaaaaataattttagaacGCTGAATGCATATCCAGACAACTTACTTGCCGGGTTTGGTTTATTACATCATCTGCGTATTGATGGACTCCCAGAAGGAAATTTTGCCGACATGTTTCCAAACAACATCCATAGCTTGAAAATCCTTGATGTCTCCGGGAAGGATGGATTTTGCAAAATCTCTCGACTGAAAACGTCCCAGTTTGATAAATTTAATCTTACACACTTATATTTGTCTCAGTGCGATTTACCGTTCATAGAAATGGGGTCTTTGGCGTCTCAGACACATTTACAATATTTAGACGTTTCGTATAACGATCAACTTGGGTTCAAAGGTTTACAGAACATCGCACATGACCTTCAAGACAgttcaatcaaagtactgaaacttAACAAGGTCCACTGTACTTTCGGACTAGGCACGATCTTACTTCTAAACCATACGGCTTACTTGAACAAAACCTCACTTGAAGAGTTGTATTTAGACAGTAACAGACTAGAGATTATAGAGACGGGAGTTATTACATATCACCTGCCCAAGTCCTTAAAATTCTTATCTTTGGGAGACAATAAACTAAATAACGGCATTTATGACTTAGAGATTTCTGTTTTACATAATCTACAGACTATCAATACgagttttcaatatttttcacaCGCCAACTACTTTGAAAATTGCTATGATTACCGCATTACATGTCATATCTCACCAGAAGCGAGAGTTGCCGGAGAATTCGTTCACAATGTAAAAGACACTTACCCTTCTTTTATGCGAAACAATTCACAAAGTTTCTTGCCGAAGACTATGGGCACCACACCGGAATTTTATTTGCCTAGAAATTTAACAACAGTATTTGCTAACGATATGAAATTGCAATACCACTTTGGAAAACTGAACATTGGGCAATGTAATGTGACACATCTTCATTTtcagaacaatttttttaacaaaatggaCGGCCCACTGCACGGATGTAACAAAAtcatatatcttgatttttcCAACAACTATTGCCATTACATTTCTCCACAGGCCTtccaaattcaaacacaactAGAAGTGCTAAACTTTTCTCGAAATTACTTAGGTCAGAGTTTTCAAGACGACAACA from Crassostrea angulata isolate pt1a10 chromosome 7, ASM2561291v2, whole genome shotgun sequence includes:
- the LOC128192429 gene encoding toll-like receptor 4 — translated: MGIILATFISLLLKMAAFVQADVTCTDDANCLYSYATTLSADCSSRDLAIPPCFHETSGLAAINLRNNKLDRAPDNMPMNIEFLDLSYNVISDKLIFLQKYKQLQHLNLDNNFIKNDSIQRVTKMPNLKFLSLKNNFRTLNAYPDNLLAGFGLLHHLRIDGLPEGNFADMFPNNIHSLKILDVSGKDGFCKISRLKTSQFDKFNLTHLYLSQCDLPFIEMGSLASQTHLQYLDVSYNDQLGFKGLQNIAHDLQDSSIKVLKLNKVHCTFGLGTILLLNHTAYLNKTSLEELYLDSNRLEIIETGVITYHLPKSLKFLSLGDNKLNNGIYDLEISVLHNLQTINTSFQYFSHANYFENCYDYRITCHISPEARVAGEFVHNVKDTYPSFMRNNSQSFLPKTMGTTPEFYLPRNLTTVFANDMKLQYHFGKLNIGQCNVTHLHFQNNFFNKMDGPLHGCNKIIYLDFSNNYCHYISPQAFQIQTQLEVLNFSRNYLGQSFQDDNSGEILGRNIKLAVLNLHDNKITTLPRHVFIHNPMIKILNVSHNRLDTWSVDLRHMSQLQHLDLSYNLISELNKSAIDLFPKHSNFSIVFQGNPISCSCKNLFFLNWINRDGRSRFSHPANVTCIYRNGSTLSLQNLPDILNILQRDCSSYSVIIILASSFICFVTSFIIYRIMYRYRWKILYIYYLVKRIILPKGKKVEQTIFYESDVFISYAEPQRKFSVNMARKLENKGLKVRIHDRDFLPGIDIAENITNAIHNSKRTVIVMTSHFLKSHWCMFELNMARMESIYSRGGENFLLLILLEKSAVKDMPRSLLDIIESKSYLEYPDDDSFQSPDAFWANLEEAINDNE